The Streptococcus sp. oral taxon 431 nucleotide sequence CTTCTCTAGTGATAAGTCAGACATGTACGTTACTTTGTTTGTATCATCAGAGAGTGCTGATGCATGTTCAGATAGGAAAAAGCCCATCCATTTTTGCATCTTTGTATCCTGGTACTCTCTTGCTGATTGAAATGGTAAATATGAACGGTCAATCATATCAAATCCTTTCTATGCAGAGGCAAGGGTATTTTTATCAAATTGAATCGTAAAACCTTGAATTCCCCCACCTGTGTAACATTCTTTAAAGCGATTGATTACCTCAGTATAGATTATCACAGATGAGCTTGTTGGCTTAATGCTAAATGTAAATTCCAATGGTAATCGGTTTTCAGATTTAGCATGTACTAGTCGTATCGATATTTCAGTTGTTTTGAGTTTTCTCTGACGAAGTTTTGAAGTTGCTGTTTCAACGATTCCATGTAAAAATCTTTCAAGCATTTCAATATCATTACATCCTTTGCTACGGATTTCTGAAAATTGTACTGTATTTTTTTCTTGTTTCATTTTAATCCCTCCAATCCACCCGCGGAATGACCACCGATAAGTTTACTGCGTTCAATATTTCTGGAACCTTCAGTTAGGACGGTTCCTTTTTGTATGGCTAAAAAACCAAACTGTTCTCTGACAACATCAATAGCTGTCTGAAGTCTATTATCTTTTTCAATTTGTTCTACATCATCAAAGAGTGATAGTAGAGTATAGCTTTCATCTACGAAGCCACTATAAGATACACCAATTTGTCTCACTGCACCAGAGGTGTATTTTTTCGGAATAATACAAGTACATGACTCACCATTGTTTTGGGGAGATTTGCGGGTTCAATTTTATTCTGAGCATTTATAGATTTTTTCATCTCAGTCCTAGAATAGCCAATATGAATAGAAACGACAGTAGTCAATACTAGGGCTACTGTTCCGTTCCACAGTATCATTTAAAAATCATTTTCACACCCTTTCGTCTATTAGTATAGAAGAAAGCTCTCAGCACATGAGGAGAAATCATGAGGGATATTCTCAGTTGAATAAGTAAGAGTATAATCTACATCTCCAAAGTAGGAGTGGCCAGTTCCAGCAGAAAGACCTTCATAGGTTTTATAACTGAATAGATCGACTACTTTGTTGTCGAATTTTTCCTGTTCTTCAAGTAATCCTGAGGAATAGACGACAACTTTAAAATCAAATAAGCTAAAAACGCTCTAAAATCATTAAATTGATATAAAAATGTTTTTTATTGTCAAAATATACAATTAAAAAAATTTCCAGTTTTTTTAAAATCACTATCTCAGATGACAATTTAATCAAAATATGATATAATACAGAAAAAGTAAAAATAACAAAAGTAACTTACAAAAGTAAAAGAAAAAAAGTAAATAGATAGCCACGGCGGATATTCCTTTCATTGTTTAGAAGGAGTTGCTGTGGTTATCGTTGTTGCTGAGCTAATTAATTGCTCTTATTACTTAGATGAAGTTACTTTTGTTATTGAATTAATTCAAATAATAATAACGATCAATGAAAGTACTCATCGATATTCCCTTTATGCAGTTTAGAGCACAAAGGAAAATGGTACTGATTTGATCGTTTTTTTGTGTATTGACATCCTAAAACCCAGTCAGAACCTTCAGTCATATTAAACAAGGAGATAACATGAGATTTGTTGTATATAAACATTCACTAGTTTTAGGTGATAACAACATCGTGACAAAGCAATTTATCGTTCTGAAGCACGATGACGGCAACTTACAATTTACTGATTTTCATCGTTATGTTAAATCTACTTCAAGAATCAAGTCTATTTCAGATGATGGGAATAAACGCTTTTCTTACGTTGTTAAGTTTCTAAATTTTATATTTGGTACTTCTGGACTTAAAAGTATAGATCAACTTACACTTGAAATGGTTAGAGAATTTTTTACGCTTTATGGATTATCTCAGTTACCAGGAGATAGAGAAAAAAGAAAGAAAAGCACCGTTGAAAAATGCGTAAATGCAGTTCTTGACTTCTTAACTCTTTATTTAAGTGA carries:
- a CDS encoding DinB/UmuC family translesion DNA polymerase; translated protein: MKQEKNTVQFSEIRSKGCNDIEMLERFLHGIVETATSKLRQRKLKTTEISIRLVHAKSENRLPLEFTFSIKPTSSSVIIYTEVINRFKECYTGGGIQGFTIQFDKNTLASA